AGACCTTTTCGGGTTGGAGACCTGATTCGTGTTTCACCGGAATACCAGGGGTTTGTAGATGATATTACATTGCGCCACACGGTAATCCGCGATTTTCAAAACCGGCGTGTGGTGATTCCCAATTCAGCAGTAGGGGCTGCCAATATCCTGAATCACACCATTGACGACCCTAAGGTACGCGAGTACGTGGAAATGCGTATCAGCCTGGATAGCGACATGGAACTGGCTATAAAAATTATGCGCGAGGAGGCCTTGAAACACCCCTATTGTATTGATAACCGGACTCCTCAGGAAATTACCGCCGGCGATCCCGTGGTGCAGGTTCGGGTGATTGGCTTTGACGACAGCGCCACCGTATTAAGGGCGTATGTATGGGTAAACGACCCCGTTCATGCTTTTTTGCTTCGTTTTGACATGTACCGAAGCTGCAAAAAGCGCTTCGACGAAGAAGGTATACTTCTCGGAATACCCCATCGCATGCTCATGTTCAAAAACTCTTCCGAGAAAAAGCAGATTTTGGGCGAAGAATAGTTTCGCTCTGACCATCCTCTGCAAAACCTTGGGCACAGTATTCTGTTACTTTTGCGTTCCGAAGCAATGACGAAGGTTTCCAACGAATGCTCCACCGATGATAAGAGGTAAGCTGCTGCTTTTATTTGCGTACCTGACCATGCTCAGTGCCCATGCCCAGGACGAAACTTACACCATTAGCGGGTATGTAAGCGACGCTGCTTCGGGCGAATACCTCCTTGGGGCCAATGTGTACATAAAGGAAACGCAGCGCGGTACCACTACCAATACAAATGGTTTCTATTCACTGAAAACCCCTTCAGGAGATTTCACCCTCGTTGTTTCCTATCTGGGTTACACCAATTACGAGCAAAAACTAGCCTTTGAAGAGGAGAGGCGCTTGCGCATCAACGTGGCATTAGAAACGGTTACGCTTGATGAGGTAGTTATTACTGGCGATCTGGATCGAAATACGAGCAGCGTTCAAATGAGCGAGATTGAGCTGGAAGTTCAACAAATCAAGCAGATTCCGGCTTTTTTGGGAGAAGTTGACGTACTGAAAACCATTCAATTACTGCCCGGTGTGCAGTCGGCCGGTGAAGGCAACACAGGTTTTTACGTGCGAGGGGGTGGCCCGGACCAAAACCTCATTCTGTTGGACGATGCCGTGGTTTACAATGCCTCTCACCTCTTTGGTTTCTTTTCGGTATTTAACGCCGACGCCATCAAGAATGTAAATCTTATTAAAGGTGGTATGCCTGCTGAATACGGTGGCCGACTGGCTTCAGTGCTCGATATTACCATGAACGAAGGAAACAACCAAACCTTTGGTGGAGAGGGAGGTATCGGTCTTATCGCCTCCCGTCTCACCCTGGAAGGCCCGGTACAAAAAGGAAAAAGCTCCTTTCTGGTGAGTGGCCGACGAACCTATATTGACGTACTTGCGCAGCCTTTCATCCCCAAAGAATCAGCATTCAACGGCTCGGGATATTACTTCTACGACCTGAATGCGAAAATCAACTACCGTTTCAGCGATAAAGACCAACTTTCGTTTTCAGGTTATTTCGGACGCGATGTATTTACCTTCAACAGCAACGCTGCCGATGTACTCTTCAACATCAATTGGGGAAACGGTACCGCTGCCGCGCGCTGGACGCACCTTTTTAAGGACAACCTCTTCATGAAAACGGTGCTTACCCACACCCGCTACGATTTTAACTTTGGCGGTGAACAGGGCGACTTCAACATCAACCTCTTCTCCTCTATCCGGGATTACACCTTTAAGAACCACTTTACGTGGTACCCCGATATCCGGCACAAAGTGAAGTTTGGCGTGGAGTATACTTTCCACCACTTCACGCCCAACAACGCCACAGCCACACAAGGAGCCACCATTTTTGACCTCGGCGAAGAGCAGCGCTTTTATGCACACGAAGCTGCCATTTTTGTGCAAGACGAATGGGATATCACCGACGATCTGGCCATCAATGCCGGTTTGCGCGTGTCGGGATTTCAGCACACAGGACCTTTTACCCGGTACATTGTGAATGAGTTGGGGCAAAACGTGGATACCATCAGCTACGGGCGAGGGGCGAATATCCGCACCTACGGCGGACTGGAACCTCGGATTTCGGTGCGCTACAAACTCAATGGAAAGTCATCGGTTAAAGCAGCCTTCACCCAAAATTACCAGTACGTGCATTTGGTGTCTATTTCGCCGGTGTCGCTGCCCACAGATGTGTGGTTGCCTACCACCTCGATAGTAGAACCACAGTTTGGCCGGCAGTATAACATTGGTTATTTCAGAAACTTTGCCGCTAATAAGTACGAGGCATCGGTTGAGGTGTATTACAAAACCATGGACAACCTCGTTGAATACAAGGAGGGTGTTACTCCTGACCAGGGCGTGGGCAACAATGAGGACAACCTGCTGACCTTTGGCGATGGCCGCTCCTACGGTATTGAGTTCTTCTTCAAAAAACGATTTGGCAAAACCAATGGATGGGTGGGCTATACCCTGAGTAACACCGATCGTGTGTTCGAAGATATTAACAACGGCGAACGTTTTCCGGCACGCTTCGATCGCCGTCACGACCTTTCGCTGGTGGTGCTGCACGAGTTTAACAAGCGCTGGAACATGGGTCTCACCTTTGTGTATGCCACCGGTAACGCCATTACGCTGCCCGTAGGTCGCTACTTTCTGGAAAACCAGATTGTGAGTATTTACGGTCCGCGAAACGACGTGCGCATGGCCAGTTTTCATCGGTTGGATTTGAGCGCCACCTACAACTTCAAAAAAGACAAAACCTACACCGACCCCGAAACCGGCGAGGAGAAACAGAGGCCCAAACGCATTCAGAGCAGTCTTACCCTTGCTATCTACAACGTATACAGCAGGTTGAACCCGTACTTCTACTACTTTGACAGTTCGGGCACCTTTTCAGACGGAACTTTTGGTTTAAACGCCAAGCAGGTGTCGCTCTTCCCAATTTTGCCATCTCTCACATGGAACTTCAAATTCTGACGGCATGAAAAACTACTTTTCCATACTGATCGCGGCGTGTACAGGGATTCTGCTTTTCTCTTGTGAAAAGGATATTATCGTTGAGCTGCCTCCCGTAGATGCCCAGATTGTGGTTGAGGGCACGATTGAGCCCGGCCGCCCTCCATTTATATTGGTAAGCTGGAGCCAGGGCTTTTTTGACCCATTGGACATTGACGCCTTCAACTCCTATTTTATTCGCGATGCCGAAGTTCGGGTAAATGGTGTTTTAATGGAAGAAGCCTGTACCGACGCTCTCCCCGACTCGCTACTGCCTATTTTAAGTGAACAAACAGGTATTGCACTGGAAAACCTGTTTGTGCTGAATTTCTGCGTGTATAGTAACCCTGGCAGCAATCCTTTTGCGGTGCTGGGAGAAGTGGGCGGCACATACAATCTGGAGGTAAAGGTGGGCGACAAGGTTCTTACTTCGCGTACCCACATTCCACAACCCATACCGTTGGAGGAAATATGGTACCAAACCTGGGCCAACACGGATTCGCTTGGGCTGATTTGGGCGCGCCACACCGACCCGGATACCCTCGGAAATGCCTACAGGTGGTTTGCCAAACGTATTAACCGGAGGCCCGGCGATCCGCTCAATCGTCCCAAAGATTTGAATTTTCACGCGCCGATAGGCTCTGCGTTCGACGATCAGTTTATCAATGGAACTACCTTTGAGTTTGCCTACGGTCGGGGCAGGCCGGCAAATTCGCCGCAACCTGAAGATAACAACGCTGAAGCCGGCTTCTTTAAGGAGGGAGATACCGTGGTGGTGAAATGGTGTACTATTACTCAG
This genomic window from Cryomorphaceae bacterium contains:
- a CDS encoding mechanosensitive ion channel family protein, whose amino-acid sequence is MLNLELNIWDIIAEYSTIIYTSTAVLIVIGAIILTRVMGMLMRRIMRRDVEHQSGDLTRLRFLNNAISALIWFTALTLIIFTVPQLRALAITLFAGAGILVAIIGFAAQAAFANIISGIFIVMSRPFRVGDLIRVSPEYQGFVDDITLRHTVIRDFQNRRVVIPNSAVGAANILNHTIDDPKVREYVEMRISLDSDMELAIKIMREEALKHPYCIDNRTPQEITAGDPVVQVRVIGFDDSATVLRAYVWVNDPVHAFLLRFDMYRSCKKRFDEEGILLGIPHRMLMFKNSSEKKQILGEE
- a CDS encoding TonB-dependent receptor, whose translation is MRGKLLLLFAYLTMLSAHAQDETYTISGYVSDAASGEYLLGANVYIKETQRGTTTNTNGFYSLKTPSGDFTLVVSYLGYTNYEQKLAFEEERRLRINVALETVTLDEVVITGDLDRNTSSVQMSEIELEVQQIKQIPAFLGEVDVLKTIQLLPGVQSAGEGNTGFYVRGGGPDQNLILLDDAVVYNASHLFGFFSVFNADAIKNVNLIKGGMPAEYGGRLASVLDITMNEGNNQTFGGEGGIGLIASRLTLEGPVQKGKSSFLVSGRRTYIDVLAQPFIPKESAFNGSGYYFYDLNAKINYRFSDKDQLSFSGYFGRDVFTFNSNAADVLFNINWGNGTAAARWTHLFKDNLFMKTVLTHTRYDFNFGGEQGDFNINLFSSIRDYTFKNHFTWYPDIRHKVKFGVEYTFHHFTPNNATATQGATIFDLGEEQRFYAHEAAIFVQDEWDITDDLAINAGLRVSGFQHTGPFTRYIVNELGQNVDTISYGRGANIRTYGGLEPRISVRYKLNGKSSVKAAFTQNYQYVHLVSISPVSLPTDVWLPTTSIVEPQFGRQYNIGYFRNFAANKYEASVEVYYKTMDNLVEYKEGVTPDQGVGNNEDNLLTFGDGRSYGIEFFFKKRFGKTNGWVGYTLSNTDRVFEDINNGERFPARFDRRHDLSLVVLHEFNKRWNMGLTFVYATGNAITLPVGRYFLENQIVSIYGPRNDVRMASFHRLDLSATYNFKKDKTYTDPETGEEKQRPKRIQSSLTLAIYNVYSRLNPYFYYFDSSGTFSDGTFGLNAKQVSLFPILPSLTWNFKF
- a CDS encoding DUF4249 family protein, whose product is MKNYFSILIAACTGILLFSCEKDIIVELPPVDAQIVVEGTIEPGRPPFILVSWSQGFFDPLDIDAFNSYFIRDAEVRVNGVLMEEACTDALPDSLLPILSEQTGIALENLFVLNFCVYSNPGSNPFAVLGEVGGTYNLEVKVGDKVLTSRTHIPQPIPLEEIWYQTWANTDSLGLIWARHTDPDTLGNAYRWFAKRINRRPGDPLNRPKDLNFHAPIGSAFDDQFINGTTFEFAYGRGRPANSPQPEDNNAEAGFFKEGDTVVVKWCTITQQAARTLRSFEQQIGTTGNPFASPANVVSMIDGGLGVWIGYSPTFDTIPLYPAE